A stretch of DNA from Natrinema halophilum:
ATTACGCTCTCGAGTAGGTCGACCGGCGTCGCGTCGTAAGCGGGATTCTCGACGTCGAATCCTTCGGCGGGTTCGGCCATTACTTCGCTGTCAGGGCGAAATTCGTTCTCGAAGACGAATCCTTCGCTTACGATCTTCGAGGCCGAACCGAGGACGGTGACCGGCACGTCTACCTGGTCGGCTGTCGCCGCGATCGGAAACGTCCCGACGCGGTTGTACAGCGTCTCGTCGACGATACAGTCCATTCCGACGATGACGCGGTCGCACTCCTCGAGGTAAATCCCGTGTGCGCTGTCTGTGACCAGTGTCACGTCGACTCCCTCGAGGTCGGCCAGCGTCCGAGCGGTCTTGCGTCCCAGGTACCGGGGTCGGGCCTCGGTGACGTAGATGTCGAACGTCTTGCCGGCCCCGGTCGCCTGCTCGAGCGCCTCGAGGACCGTCGAGGAATAATCGTGCGTCAGCAGGGTCGCGCCGTCGGTGAGTTCTTCCACGGCGTTTTCGGCCGCCAGTCGCTTGCCGGATTCGATCCGCGTGACCACCTCGTCGATCTTCTCGCTCGTGAGTCGCCGGGCCGCCTCGACGCTCTCGGGGTCTGCATCGGTCACGTCGTCGACGACCTCCCGAACGGCGTTTTGCAGCGACGCGTGGGAGGGATTCGCCTGCCGCAGGACGGAGCCGTTTCGCTCGAGTGCGCGGGTGTACTCCTCGACGGTGGCGAACTCCCGCTCGACGAGCTCCTCGAGGGCTCGCGTAGCGTTTACGGCCACCACGGAGGAGCTGTGCGTTTGCATCTCCCTGATTTCCTCGGCCGTCTCGTCGATCATACGTGGACGATTTCCCGACAGCGGGAAAGGTGTTCCGGGTGTACGGATCTGCCCTTTCGCGGGGGTGTCACCGTCGCAGCCGAAAGATCGACGAGGAGTTCCTCGTGACGCGGAACGAGCGACTCCGTGAGTACCACAATTGGATGGATGCAGCCGACGTCGCCGGCGCGGCACTGCACCACCTCGGTTCGAAGGAGAGACACGAGGAGATATTCGGCCACGACCACCACAACAACGTCACTACCGTATACGGCGACGCCGATACCGGAACCATCGCGGAGCTTCGCCGGTACGCTCACCGAATTCGGGAAAAGTCGACTACGTCGTCGCTTCCGGAGCTTCCTTCGAGCGGTTGAGTCCGCATCAGCGATTGAGCCCGGGCGAACACGTCGACGGGGCGGGACGACGAGATCGGCGAGAAGTACAGGTTCCTGGAGTCCCTACCATCGCTGATGACCGTCACCGTCCGATACACCTGTCCTCACTGTGGTGCCGTAGTCAGTCTCGACCGGCCGGCGGATCTGGCGGACAGATCTGTCACGATGGTCCGTCAGCCGGGGTGGGAGTACGCTCAGCCGGACGATCCGGACCGCGAGGAGGCCGACGGAATCGAGTTCCTCTGTGGCGAGGATGGACCCGTCACCGATCTCGAGGGCACCCCGGTCGAGGGCTGTGGTCGCCCGTTCTACCTCAATTTCGTCCGCTACGAGCACGGGGTGGAACTCGAACCCGATCCGCCGACGTACGGCGGGCCGCGATTCGATTTCAGGGAGTAATTCACTGAGACGGGTGCCGGTTGACGACGGACCGGGCCCGAACACAACCCTTTTCGACGCTGGGAAGTACCTACAGACATGGACGAAGCCGCCGTTCGCGACCGCCTTCGGACGGTCGAAGATCCGGAACTCGGCGACGACATCGTTTCGCTCGGACTAGTCAACGACATCAGCGTCGACGGCGAGCACGTTGACGTCGATATCGCTCTCGGAGCGCCCTACTCTCCCACGGAGAGTGACATCGCCGCAGACGTTCGACAGGTGTTGACAGATGACGGGCTCGAGCCCGGCCTCACCGCGAGCGTTCCCGACCGAGACGATCTCACCAGCGAAGAACAGGTACTGCCGAACGTCAAGAACGTCATCGCCGTCGCCTCCGGGAAGGGCGGCGTCGGAAAGTCGACGGTCGCGGTCAACCTCGCTGCCGGGCTCTCGCAGCTCGGTGCCCGCGTCGGGCTGTTCGATGCCGACGTTTACGGACCGAACGTTCCACGAATGGTCGATGCCGACGAACCACCGATGGCGACCGAAGACGAAACCCTCGTCCCGCCAGAGAAGTACGGCGTCAAGCTGATGAGCATGGCCTTTCTCACAGGTGAGGACGATCCGGTCATCTGGCGCGGCCCGATGGTCCACAAGGTCATCACGCAACTTACCGAGGACGTCGAGTGGGGCCACCTCGACTACCTCGTCGTCGACCTTCCGCCGGGAACCGGCGACACCCAGCTGACGATGCTCCAGACCATGCCCGTCACCGGGGCCGTTATCGTGACGACTCCGCAAGACGTTGCACTCGACGACGCCCGAAAAGGCCTCGAGATGTTCGCCAAGCACGACACCGTCGTTCTCGGCATCGCCGAGAACATGTCGACGTTTGCCTGCCCTGACTGCGGCGGCGAACACGACATCTTCGGCTCCGGCGGCGGCGAGGAGTTCGCGGACGAACACGAACTGCCCTTCCTCGGCTCGATTCCCCTCGACCCGGCCGTCCGCGAGGGCGGCGACGGCGGGAAGCCGACCGTCCTGAAAGACGAGGACGGGACCAGCGACGCGCTTCGGACGATCACCGAGAACGTCGCGAACAACACCGGGATCGTCCACCGGCAGGGGATCGCCCAGACGCGACAAAGCGAACCCCTCTCGCCGGATCGATGACCCCTGACGCGGGCGACGACGCTACGGACTGCGAAACGAGCGACGACCGGTTCGACCCCGATCCCGAACGCGTCGAACTCCTCCGCGAGATCGCCGACGACGTTCGCGGCGATTCCAGCGAACGCGAACAGCTCGCAAACGTCCTGTACCGCACCAGCGACCTCTACGACG
This window harbors:
- a CDS encoding translation initiation factor eIF-2B, with amino-acid sequence MIDETAEEIREMQTHSSSVVAVNATRALEELVEREFATVEEYTRALERNGSVLRQANPSHASLQNAVREVVDDVTDADPESVEAARRLTSEKIDEVVTRIESGKRLAAENAVEELTDGATLLTHDYSSTVLEALEQATGAGKTFDIYVTEARPRYLGRKTARTLADLEGVDVTLVTDSAHGIYLEECDRVIVGMDCIVDETLYNRVGTFPIAATADQVDVPVTVLGSASKIVSEGFVFENEFRPDSEVMAEPAEGFDVENPAYDATPVDLLESVITDDGRQTF
- a CDS encoding Mrp/NBP35 family ATP-binding protein, whose product is MDEAAVRDRLRTVEDPELGDDIVSLGLVNDISVDGEHVDVDIALGAPYSPTESDIAADVRQVLTDDGLEPGLTASVPDRDDLTSEEQVLPNVKNVIAVASGKGGVGKSTVAVNLAAGLSQLGARVGLFDADVYGPNVPRMVDADEPPMATEDETLVPPEKYGVKLMSMAFLTGEDDPVIWRGPMVHKVITQLTEDVEWGHLDYLVVDLPPGTGDTQLTMLQTMPVTGAVIVTTPQDVALDDARKGLEMFAKHDTVVLGIAENMSTFACPDCGGEHDIFGSGGGEEFADEHELPFLGSIPLDPAVREGGDGGKPTVLKDEDGTSDALRTITENVANNTGIVHRQGIAQTRQSEPLSPDR